CATCCTGTAAGGACGCAAGAACTATTtttgaggaaaatcttttgaGTTTCACAATGGCTAACACTGCCATGCAATTAGTAGCTTTGATCGTATGCATAATCGGCATGGTTGGGACATTGTCAGCTACTATTATGCCCCACTGGAGGATCACGGCACACATTGGAGCAAATGTTGTAACTGCTATTGTCTACATGAAAGGATTATGGTGGGCATGTGCCATGTTCAGTACTGGTGTTTTCCAATGCGAAACTTACAACTCAGTCCTGGAACTGCCGGCAGACCTGCAAACTGCTCGTGCCATGATGGTTATTTCAGTTGGTCTCTCATTACTGGCTATAACAATCTCTGTGGTTGGCATGAAATGCACAGTATGTGCCAAGGattctccaataaaagacaaggTTGCTGGCACCGGAGGAGTTTTCTTTATCATAGCTGGCCTAGCAGGATTGGTGCCAGTGGCATGGACAATGAATGGAGTGATACTGAATTTCAACAATCCATTGATTCCTGGTGACCTCAAGTTTGAGATCGGTGAGTCTTTGTACCTTGGGGTCGTTGCCGCGATGCTGTCCATCATTGGAGGAGTCATGCTGTCCCTGTCATTTATAGGTAGGAGAACTGAGCCCTACAGTAGACGACCAATGTCCTACCAGAATCCTGCAGCCAACCGCTCTGCACCTGCTCCATCGGCTGCAACTGTTCAGTCAAAAGCAGCAAAATCGGAATTCAACTCTTACAATCTGACTGGTTATGTGTAGATTCCATCTGTGTGTTCAGTGGCATGTTTGGGGCGCAGTGGAATTACTTAATGCTGTAATGATAAAGATTATTCTATGTGACAGGATTGTTCTAGTCAGAGGAATTTACTTAATTTCACTGTAAAGATCTTAGCATGATAAGGATTAAACGTTCCCACAACTCATGATTTAGTTACCGATGATTCTATAAATTTTGAGAAAGAAATCTCCTGTCTCACTGCATTTGATATCATAAAACGTGATTTTACTAGGATCGCAGTATAACTAATTGTTAGCATTAAGCTTACATAGTAtttgtttcttcctttcttcagaTCCGACTTTTACCTCAAAAAATGTCTTAAAAAATGGCAAGCTGAACATCTCAGAATTATCTTTACTGTTGGCAAAAAAGATTGTCACAGCTTGTATTCAATGTCATTTTTCCAAAGAAGCAACTGGATTTCAGGTTATCTTTGTGGAGGTGTTTTATACCAGAGCTGGGGCTCAGATGGTGAGGCAAGGGTTTCGGACACTATCTTACTGTTTTTAAGAAATTACTGAAGAGATCAAAAGCAAGTTCTACTGTTGCTGATGGTACTTGGTCACCAATCTTTGTGATCATCCTGGAGCTGGCCAGTTAAGAGGCTGTCTCTAAAAGTGTTATATTGTTAAAGATGCAGCGTAGGCTAGGGACCAAATGGCCCACGGATTTGGCATTCGCTGAAAATGTCTGAAACTCAAAAAATATTTGTGGTCACAGCTGCCAGACTATCATTATAGAGGGTGACAGGGTTAGGAAAAGGATGCCTCACTGGCCCACAATCACCGTCTGCCAGGTAATTGACTCCAGAGAGCTGCAGGAAATTTCCCATAGCCTGGGGCCTAGCACTGTTAATAGGATCGCAACAGCTCCCCAAACCTGTCTCACATGGTCAGTTAGTTGCTTCCGTTGGGCTACCTGCTGCTGCCAAGTGGTAGCCAGGTCCATTGTTTACCGTGTCTCTGATGGTGCAGTCAGAAGTGATCAACCCAACATATTATGCTGCAAATGCTCCCCCAAACATCCATCATTCCAAAGCCACCTTAGTGCAGATGGTATGATACCACCCATTGAGTCTAATCTATAATAGTTATGGCAATACGCGCAATGGAACTAAACAGTCAGCACTTCATTACCTACAAAACAGCACCCATTGCTCTCCAAGACAGTAAGCAGAATTCAGCTTAGTAAGCACAGAATAGGAAATTATGGCTTCCTGCTCCACAAGCACACGTGAGAGAAAACTCTCAGTGCAATTATGGGCTTGTCTTCCAGACCATGGAACACATTACATTAACCCACCCACTAAAACCTATTGTGGGAGGTATTTAATTTCTCCACGCAACCTTACTACAAGCAGTATCATGTTGATTTGATGGATTTTTTACTCCTTCCTTATTTTAGAAAAAACTGCAAACAATTAACATTGTGGAAAATATTTCCACTGGCTATTTAATAACCCTCTTGCTAAATTAAATTTATATTCTCCATTGCAAAGTTTATGGTTGAATTTCATTATACAATGTTTACCCTGTGGTTTTGCTGTTTAATGTTCTATATCATATATATATACTAATGCCGATGACATGGTCTGATACATTTTACAACTAACTTCACTTCTGAAGCTCTCGAATATTTTGTAATGCTGTGTAACACCTCCCCAGCTAATGTTCCTGCCTCACCTATTGAAGTTACCAAACTTGCCTGTGCTAGAACCGTGCTTTTGTTTGTTTAGGTTCAATTAATCATATGacattatgctggaactgtataaaacattggttaagcTATGGGTAGACATTGAATACCattctggaatccatattatagGAGAGATACGATAGCACTGGAGAGTatgcagcagagatttaccaggatgtagtcTGAGCTGGACAGTTTTTAGTTGTGAAGAGAAATTGATAGACTGTATCATTTTCTTTGGATCAGTGGAGACTGaagggagacatgattgagatttataaaattgtgaggggatagatagagtagaaaggaaggaacttttcccccTGGGTGGAGGGATCAGTGATTAGGGGGTAGAGATCAAAGTTCAGCGGCACATGGTTTACAGGGGATGGGAAGAAAGATCTTTTTAAtagagggtggtaggaatctggaactcattgcttgtaagggtggtagagatagaaACCCtcacaatatttaaatatttacatcTGTGCTCATAATGCCAAAGCATACAGGGCAATGTGCCAAATCCTGGAAAgttggattagaatagttaggtaacTTTTTTTTCAACCAGCaaagactctatgggctgaagggcctttttttctgtgctgtagacctctatgactctattgtgttTCTAATTTTGTGCATTTTGGACTCTTACGCCATGGGAAAGCCAACATCTGACCTTAACTAATGTGTAAACAGGTAGCCTACAAAAACAGGTCAAGCTAGTCTCATGGAAAATCTTTTATAGTTGTTTCATTTCATGGCAACATAAAAgcatttctaatttttaaaataatgttgtaGCTAAATATAACAGTAAGACATCAAATTTCTTAAACAGTCCACTTTGTTATTATTTTACACCAATGTCGGTGTTCAATAGAATTGTGTTTTATTGGAAAACAGTTCAGTAATTTTATTAATAATTGTTATGTTTTATCAAAGTAACATTACAGTCACATTTGAGTATTCCCCAATGGTTCAGTGTGGAATTGAACGGAATGTACAGTGCAGAGTTAGAAAAGTGATCAGTTCCAATTCCTGATTTATCTGATCTGAGCCATAGTGGCAATACGTACAACTTAGCTGATGAATACTTGGCTGATATCCTGTCCATGATTGGTATCCAGTTTTTTTTGCCTCACTGAAACAGCACAGTGCATACATTGGGTAAAGACAGCTCAGACTTCTGTGTGAAGGGTGCTATAGAGCTATAGACTGAGTCCACTACATAGGTtcacatttgaaaataaagacaTTTGAGTGAGATAATGATGAACCCTTATCTTACACTGTATATCAGGCTGACAGCTTCATTTAAGGGTAGGTAAAACTTGATTTACATGCATGTAAAACTAAGCAGTTGATTAAATCTATAGATTTAATTATAAAGGCAAAAATGTGGCCACAGATTTAGATGAAATATCATACATTACTCAGTTTTTGTTTACATGTGTTGTGATGGAAGGATAATGTAAAAGGCAACTTAAGCATTTCCATGGCATCTACCATGTTATTTGCATTTCATAATCTGCACCACATTTTATTTACAGGAACTCCCATGTCACAGTGACATAACTTGACCATTCAGCTTATAACAGCTTGGCAATTAACCAACTTctgcaattcaattcactgctatGAATACACATATTTTTAATATCAGTATGTCATTGCTGAATCCGATATGAATATTATATAGGTTTATTATTGATCACAGAGTTATTTTGACATGTCTTTGTCCTGCAACATTCCAGAAGCACACGTGGAGTCTTTACTTCACCAAAATGTGCTCCTCGAGACTCCAGAGTTCTGCAGTACAGAGGCTGAGATGCTCTCTGTTTTGAGTGGAAGTTTTAAAAAAGTATTAATCATGTAAAATTAAAATATGTATGTACTTTCTGAATGACTTTTAAGAAATACAGACGAGAAAAAAGTTATATTGTGTCcatatgaatatttttaaaaggcttgCTGACAACAAATGCAGTTCTGAATACTCATGAATGATTCCTCAGGGAAACAACAgaaaagaaataagagcaggagtataCCATACTGCCTAtccagcctgttccatcatttgaTATTATCATTGCCGATTTTTGCCTTCAAGTCTATCTTTCCATCAGCTCTCTTGACGTCTTGAGAAGTGAAAAATCAatctatcccagccttaaatataatCAGTAAAGCAGCATTCAGAACGCCTTGAGGTAAGGTAGTGCGAAAATTCACAATCCTTTCTGTGAAGAAGTGCCATCTCAACTTAATCCTAAGTGAttgtccccttattctgagaaTTGGCCCTCATATTCGAACTCCTAAGTTAGGAGAGACAAACTATCGATGCCAACTCTatcaagtcctctcaggatcttgCATCTTTCGATTAGTTGCCAACTGATGATTTTAAACTCCACAGAATGTAGACCTAATTTATAGAGCCTCTCGTCATGTTTCAACCCAAGAGCTAGTCCAGAGAACCTTTGTTGAACTGATTGCCAAAAG
Above is a window of Chiloscyllium plagiosum isolate BGI_BamShark_2017 chromosome 15, ASM401019v2, whole genome shotgun sequence DNA encoding:
- the LOC122557239 gene encoding claudin-2-like, producing the protein MANTAMQLVALIVCIIGMVGTLSATIMPHWRITAHIGANVVTAIVYMKGLWWACAMFSTGVFQCETYNSVLELPADLQTARAMMVISVGLSLLAITISVVGMKCTVCAKDSPIKDKVAGTGGVFFIIAGLAGLVPVAWTMNGVILNFNNPLIPGDLKFEIGESLYLGVVAAMLSIIGGVMLSLSFIGRRTEPYSRRPMSYQNPAANRSAPAPSAATVQSKAAKSEFNSYNLTGYV